A genomic segment from Klebsiella africana encodes:
- the pepA gene encoding leucyl aminopeptidase has protein sequence MEFSVKSGSPEKQRSACIVVGVFEPRRLSPIAEQLDKISDGYISALLRRGELEGKPGQTLLLHHVPNILSERILLIGCGKERELDERQYKQVIQKTINTLNDTGSMEAVCFLTELHVKGRNNYWKVRQAVETAKETLYSFDQLKTNKSEPRRPLRKMVFNVPTRRELTSGERAIQHGLAIAAGIKAAKDLGNMPPNICNAAYLASQARQLADTYSKNVITRVIGEQQMRELGMNAYLAVGNGSQNESLMSVIEYKGNPAEDARPIVLVGKGLTFDSGGISIKPAEGMDEMKYDMCGAAAVYGVMRMVAELQLPLNVIGVLAGCENMPGGRAYRPGDVLTTMSGQTVEVLNTDAEGRLVLCDVLTYVERFEPEAVIDVATLTGACVIALGHHITGLMSNHNPLAHELIGASELAGDRAWRLPLADEFQDQLESNFADMANIGGRPGGAITAGCFLSRFTRKYNWAHLDIAGTAWRSGKAKGATGRPVALLSQFLLNRAGFNGEE, from the coding sequence ATGGAGTTCAGTGTAAAAAGCGGTAGCCCGGAGAAGCAGCGGAGCGCCTGTATCGTGGTCGGCGTCTTTGAACCACGTCGCCTCTCCCCCATCGCCGAACAACTCGATAAAATCAGCGACGGCTACATCAGCGCCCTGCTGCGTCGCGGCGAGCTGGAAGGCAAACCTGGCCAGACGTTATTGCTGCACCATGTGCCAAACATTCTGTCTGAGCGCATTCTGCTGATTGGCTGCGGCAAAGAGCGCGAGCTGGATGAGCGTCAGTATAAGCAGGTCATCCAGAAAACCATCAATACCCTGAATGATACCGGCTCAATGGAAGCGGTCTGTTTCCTGACCGAACTGCACGTCAAAGGCCGTAACAACTACTGGAAAGTTCGCCAGGCCGTTGAAACCGCCAAAGAGACGCTGTACAGCTTCGACCAGCTGAAGACCAACAAAAGCGAGCCGCGTCGCCCGCTGCGTAAAATGGTCTTTAACGTGCCGACCCGTCGTGAACTGACCAGCGGCGAACGCGCCATTCAGCATGGCCTGGCGATTGCCGCCGGCATCAAAGCGGCGAAGGATCTTGGCAATATGCCGCCGAATATCTGTAACGCCGCCTATCTGGCCTCTCAGGCGCGCCAGCTGGCCGACACCTACAGCAAAAACGTCATTACCCGGGTGATCGGCGAACAGCAGATGCGCGAGCTGGGGATGAACGCCTACCTCGCCGTCGGCAATGGGTCGCAGAACGAGTCGCTGATGTCGGTCATCGAATATAAAGGTAACCCGGCTGAAGACGCGCGCCCTATCGTACTGGTCGGTAAAGGCCTGACCTTCGACTCCGGCGGTATCTCCATCAAGCCTGCCGAAGGCATGGACGAAATGAAGTACGACATGTGCGGCGCGGCGGCGGTGTACGGCGTGATGCGGATGGTTGCCGAACTGCAGCTGCCGCTGAACGTGATCGGCGTGTTGGCGGGCTGTGAAAACATGCCTGGCGGCCGCGCCTATCGTCCGGGTGACGTCCTGACCACTATGTCCGGCCAGACGGTGGAAGTGCTGAACACCGACGCCGAAGGCCGCCTGGTGCTGTGCGACGTCCTGACCTACGTTGAGCGCTTCGAGCCGGAAGCGGTTATCGACGTGGCGACGCTGACCGGGGCCTGCGTGATTGCCCTCGGCCATCACATCACCGGCCTGATGTCGAACCATAACCCGCTGGCCCATGAGCTGATCGGCGCCTCCGAACTGGCGGGCGACCGCGCGTGGCGTTTGCCGCTGGCCGACGAGTTCCAGGATCAGCTGGAGTCCAATTTTGCCGATATGGCGAACATCGGCGGTCGTCCTGGCGGCGCAATTACCGCCGGCTGCTTCCTGTCGCGCTTTACCCGTAAGTACAACTGGGCGCACCTCGACATCGCCGGTACCGCCTGGCGTTCCGGTAAGGCCAAAGGCGCCACCGGTCGTCCGGTGGCGCTGCTGTCGCAGTTCCTGCTCAATCGTGCGGGTTTTAACGGCGAAGAGTGA
- the holC gene encoding DNA polymerase III subunit chi — protein MKNATFYLLDNEDTVDGLSAVEQLVCDIAAERWRNGKRVLIACEDEQQAIRLDEALWARPPESFVPHNLAGEGPRGGAPVEIAWPQKRNSSPRDILISLRLNFADFATAFTEVIDFVPYEDNLKQLARERYKAYRMAGFNLNTATWK, from the coding sequence ATGAAGAATGCAACGTTCTACCTTCTGGACAACGAAGACACCGTCGACGGCCTGAGCGCCGTCGAGCAGCTGGTGTGTGACATTGCCGCAGAACGTTGGCGCAACGGCAAGCGCGTCCTGATCGCCTGCGAAGATGAACAGCAGGCTATCCGTCTGGATGAAGCGTTATGGGCAAGACCGCCGGAGAGCTTTGTGCCGCATAATCTGGCGGGCGAAGGCCCGAGAGGCGGCGCGCCGGTAGAGATTGCCTGGCCGCAAAAGCGCAACAGCAGCCCGCGGGATATTCTTATCAGCCTGCGGCTAAACTTTGCAGATTTTGCCACCGCTTTCACAGAAGTGATAGACTTTGTCCCTTACGAAGACAATCTGAAACAACTGGCGCGCGAACGCTATAAGGCGTACCGCATGGCTGGTTTCAACCTGAACACGGCAACCTGGAAATAA